TCAGTTTGTTGGGCTTGTCTGAGCTGATCTTCCCACACGCTAGGATCCGACCACTTGGGAAGTACCAAAGCGGCATTTTTCCGGGCGAGTAGTCGGGCTTTGCTTAGTTGCTCATCGAAGGGGCGTGCTTCGGGAATGCAAATGTAATGGGCTTTGAGTTCAGCCAACTCCATTACTGTATTGTTTCCAGCCGAAGCAATTACCACATCGGCACCTTTCAGGTAAGGGTAGGGGTTGGATTGAACACCCAAATAGTGTAGATTATCGGGTGGGGAGTTTGGCGGCGGTATTGGTCCCAGTACCCACCATTGCCAGTGTGTATTCTGCCGAGCTGTTTCCTCTAAAAGGTGGTACGGTTTATCTTCCCCACCAAACCCTGTCATTACCACTACATGCCGCTGGTGAGCAGGCATGTTAGCAGTCTTTCTAGCATCGTCTTTCGGTATATTCTGATTCTCAAATCGGCTAAATCCTCCGGCATAAAACGTTTTATCTTGAATCCACCGGGGGGTTTCTGGCTCCTCCCAACTTTGGGGATACGGAGCTAACAGAGAATCAGCACTTTGAAAGGCGGCGGTGTGAGCTGCATCCCAACGGTAGCCATGCTGCCGGGAATAGATGGTAGGAATACTGCACAATCGAGCCAGCAGAGCCACTTCTACCGATACATCTACTACCAACAAATCAAGGCGGTACTGTTCAAAGAAGCCAACCAGTGTGTGTACTCGTTTACGAATATTAGGAACGCCCAACGGAGCGTAGTGCAACGCTTTGGGCCAGTCTTCAGCATACGAAGCAGTTGGGCTAGTATCGGGCGGAAGTAACTGGCAAACAACCTGTTGGTCGGCTATATCTTCCAAGACCGAAAGGTTGGAGCCGAACAAAAAAGCTTTCCCTCGCAAATGAGCTACAATCTCTCGGGTACGGTTGGCGTGGCCCCGACCGTGATGATGCACGTAAAAACCTACACGGCAGCCTGACATATCATTTCAATTGGGTGGGTTACACTGGTATATAAATCTACGTACTGGTCTACCATATGCTGCATAGAACAGAAGTTTTCAGCGCGTTTTCGGCAAGCTTTGCGATCAAGCTGTTTGGCTTCGGTAGCAGCTTGAGCTAAAGAAGCAATATCGTTCGGGGTTGCTAACCGACCGGTATCTTCGGTAAGTATTTCAGACATGGCTCCCCTTCGGAAAGCAGCCACCGGAGTGCCACAGGCTAAAGCCTCAGCCACTACCAAACCGTAGGGTTCTTCCCAGCAAGGCGTACACAGAAATACGCTTCCCATTCCAATTACATCAATTAGCTCGCGGTGTGATAGGTGACCCAAATATTTATCTTGCGGATTAAGCAAGGGCATGACGTGTTCGTCAAAGTAGTTTTGATCGCAGATGGGACCAGCTAACCATAGCCGTAAGCCTGCTTCGTGTGCCGCTTGCACGGCTAAGTGGGTGCCTTTTTCGGGAGTGATACGGCCAAACCAAACTGCTAATCCCGTATCAGCCCGAGCACTAAATCTCCATTTGTCAAGGTTTATCCCGTTATGAATAATTTGATCTACCGGAACGAAGTCTTGCCAGGCTGTAGCATTTTGCTTTGAAACGGTTACGTAATGCATTTTACCGTGACGCCGCTCACACAGTACGGCGCTTTGTAACCAAGAAATGGGTGGCGTGTGCAATGTAGTAACCATCGGGGCATCAATAGTGTGCGCCATCGATACCGGAATGTAGTTCAGCGAATTATTCTGAATAATATCAAAGTCTTCATTAGCTAGGCGTCCCATCAGATCGAGATATGCGTGGTGTTCCTGCACAAACTGTTCGCTAAAGTACTCTACGTTTGGTTCACAGTCTCGGTAAGACTCAAAGTCCAGTGCGCTTAAACGCATGGGGTCAATATTCAAACAATCGTCAGAGTCGGTAGTAGCAAACACCCGCACCTGATATCCGCGTTGGATTAAGCCATCGGCTAAGGCGTAGGTATGCATCTCTAATCCTCCGGCAAAGGGTTCTTTAATGGGATACTTTAAGTGAGATATAATGCCAATCTTCATAGTTAAAAAAGTTAAATAAGTGAAGTCAAAAAAATTATATGCTACATAATAGTAGTACTACATTTTGTGTAATTCTTTGTTCGAAAAAGTTAAGCAAAAAAATCAGCCTATTCGACTAAACTTCCGATTGGTATATTGGATGCTCCGATCCTGTTGATAGTTGATATGCCAGACGCTTCAATTTTCTCTCTCTGTAATTTTGCTCTTACTTATCAGCAAAGGTCTGTACGCAGTGCCAATATGAGTTACTTTACTTTTGAGCATTACCCGAGTAATGCTTATGTTTACTTTCTGACGGATTGCAGTTGCTATTCCCTTGTCTGATTAACATGCTTACGCTAAATTTTTGACACTTAAGTAACTATTCTTCGTAGAGAAATAGATAACCGACCTTACTTCTTATTACCTATGATTCTTGCTGCTGTTACCGAAATTCCTGTACTCGCCGATATTGCTATACTGTTCGCAGTAGCCGTAGTGGTTGTAATGCTGTGTAACCTACTTAAGATACCCTACATTATTGGTTACTTGGTAACCGGTATTCTGGTAGGGCCTAGCACATTAGATTTGCTCAAGAATACTCATGATGTCGAAATCTTTGCGGAGATTGGGGTTATTCTTCTGCTGTTTACCGTAGGTCTTGAGTTTTCCTTCAGTAACTTAATGAAGATTAAGCGTTACGTACTGTTGGGAGGGTTATTGCAAGTGCTATTTACCATCGGCATCACCGCCGTTTTAATGTTGGGTATGGATCGGGAGGCACCCGAAGCAGTATTTTGGGGGTTTGTTACAGCCCTCAGCAGCACGGCTATTGTAATCAAACTACTACAAGACCGATTGGAGATTAACACTCCGCACGGAAAGGCTATTTTGGCAATGCTGCTGTTTCAGGATATTGCTATTGTGCCGCTGATGCTGTTTACCCCCATTATTGCCGGAAAGAGCGAAGGAGGAATTATGACAATTTTGCTGATGCTTGGTAAACTAGTGGGTATTGCGTTAGTTGCTTGGGTGCTGGCCAAATTTATTATTCCCCGATTTTTTAAAGAAGTAATGCGAGCCCGAAACCAGGAGGTTTTTCTAATTGCTACCATCTTGGTGGTGCTGGGTATTACACTGCTCACGCAGCAGATGGGACTTTCGCTGGCACTAGGAGCATTTATTGCCGGACTCATTATTGCCGAAACAGATTATAATCACCTAGCCATTTCCTGCATTCTTCCGTTTCGCTACGTGTTCATTAGTTTCTTCTTTATCTCAATGGGTATGCTATTAGACTACCGGGTTTTTCTGAACGAGCCAGCGGCCATTGCATTCTGGTTTACGTTCATTGTGCTAGTGAAGATTATGGGTGGTTTTCTGGCTGCCCGTGCTCTGAAGATTTCTATTCGTACATCGCTAATGGTAGGTTTTGGTTTAGCGCAAATTGGTGAGTTTTCCTTTATTTTGGCTAAAAGTGGTATGGAAAACGAACTGATTACCGAAAATAGCTACCAAATATTTTTAGCGGTATCAATCTTAACAATGGCCGTAGCACCGTTTATTATCGCCAATGCCGAGCGGTTAGCCGGAATGGTGTCATCTCCTAAAAGTGTAGTTCAATGAGTAATTCACAACCTGTTTTGTACGGAGCAGACTGGTGTCTGAAAACCAGTGGCTTCAGAAATTTTCTGCAACGCGAGTGGGTAGACTTTACCTACCACGATGTAGAGAAGAATGAAGAAGCCGCTCAGCGAGTACGCGACCACTACGACGGACAACTAAAGTTTCCGGTACTAGAGATTGACGACGTATGGCTGAAGAACCCCGGTATGGGTGAGTTGCGCGACGTGCTAAAACAGAAAAAGCTAATATAACTCAGGCACTCCGCTTCATGAAGGTGATGGGCACATAGTCATCAGTGGGCATACCGATGTAGTATAGTTGCCATTCTTTATCGTACCCATTGAGAATCTCGCGGATACATTCCGCTCGATTATGGCGGTGATAACAATCTTTCCAGTAGAATACTTCTACTCGATAATTTTGCTGACGAAGTTGTCCATTCACACGAATGTCTACTTCAATGTCTTGGTGGCCGCCAACTGACGGAAGGGGTATAGCAATGGATCCCATAAAAAAAGCATTTAATGTATTTGGATATGTTGTTACTTTTAAATTACTAATTTTCAACAAAATCGTTGGCAAATTATCCCCAAAAATTCGTGAAAAAACAAGGCTCATCCGAAGATCATTGTATTTTTGTTCAGATGCGTACAAGATGGACAGTGTTCGGTGAAACAATTGACAATAATTAGTGAGTAGTGGATAATGATTAATGACTGTAGACTATCGGCTGTGGACTAACTGCTATGAAACTAAACGTACTACTTATTTTTCTTCTGATCGGCTGGATTTCTTTCTCGGCGTATTATTGGCAGTGTGAGATATGGGAGAACTGTGATGCCGATGCAAACCGTCCTGAGGTTTATGAGAGCAGTCTCGCTTCTCGCCCGCGGGGGCAACTGGTGGTGCAAGGGCGCGATGCCAATATTCGGGCAGTAGAGAATGTGCGCTTTCCTCGGGGCGGAGCTAGCCTTCGGGTACCACCTCAGGCTGAGCAAGCACTAGAGGATTTAGTGATCTACTTAGACCAACACTCTGATGAAGTACTCCGAATTATTGGTTGGTACGACGACTCGGAGAAGAATACTACTTTACTAAAGAATTTGGGATTAGCACGCAGCGAAGCAGTAGGCTACTGGCTGAAGCAGCAAGGGGTAAACCCTCAGCAGATGGAAATAGTGGCGGTGCCTTCAATCAACCTTACCTTTGTGCAAGACACGTTGGTAGATGGTGTTACTTTTCGGGTGCTGGGAAAACGAACCGATTATTCATTAGATGAAGATAGCCTTCAGGCAATACAAACGCGGTTAACGGCTCAGTCTCAGGCACTGTACTTCGAGACTGGCTCTACCACACTACAAGTATCTGATTCGTTGCGTCAGTACTTTCAGGATTTGAAATTATATTTAGGGCAGTATCCCGAACGAAATATTACCTTGGTAGGTCACACGGATAACAAAGGAGAAGCTAAGCTCAATGTACAGTACGGGCAGGAGCGAGCTGATTTCCTGAAGGAAATTCTCGCTCGCTCCGGAATTACCCCCACTCAAATTCAAACCGAATCAGAGGGGGAGGGGCAGCCTGTTGCCACGAATGATACTCCCAAAGGACGAAGCAAAAACCGTCGGGTAGAAATTGTTGTTAATCAATAAGTTAGTGCTAAAGTGTTACGGTTCTAAGTGTTATGGTTATTAGATAAAATCAAATATCTTTAACACCTTATTTAAACTAACCAATAATTCATGGCTGATCTACTCAAAATCTTGATTTTTCTAACTGGCTCCGCAGCTTTGGGCTTTATCTTGGGGCGCCGTTCTCGCAATTCTGACGTGGCTATTCGTGAGCATCAGGCCGATGAACAACGGCGAGCATTCGTAGAAATAAAAGGAAGGTTGGACCGATGCACATCTAAGCGAGCTGGTTTAGAGCGAGAGTTAGCCCAAGTTAAAAAGGGTAAATCGGCTGAAAATCAGCTAAAAGCTACTAAAAAGCCCCCGGTGACGAAACCAAAAAAGCAGGACGCTCCTAAATCCAAAGCTCCCAATCTATCTCCTCCTAAGCAAAAAGAAACGAAAGCCAAACCACCTAAAGTTTCGGCTAAAACCAAGCAAGAAGAAGCCCTAGAGCGAGTAAAAGCTAATGCTCAGCAGATTGATTTCGATCGTATTGGTCGGGCATCGAAAGCCGAGAAAGATGATTTGAAAAAAATTAAGGGGGTAGGCCCGTTTCTGGAGAAGAAGCTCAACGCACTGGGTATCTATACCTTTGCCCAAATTGCTAATTTTACCGATGATGATAAGGAGCAGGTAAACCAAGCCATCGAATTTTTTCCCGGTCGAATCTCCCGCGATAACTGGGTAGGGCAGGCGAAAGATTTACAGCAGAATGCTTAGTTAAGATGGTAATTCTAGAAGTGTTTACGTCTAATTTGCGTCGTATAGAATGTTAAGTCAAAACACATGCAATACCTCTACATCACTTGTCTGTTCATTTTCACTGTGACTACTTCCTGCTCACAGAACAATACAGTAACGACCAAAGATTACTTGAATGAAGCGTTTGACATAAATGGTAAATCAGGAATCGATTCCATTCCGGTTACGCAGGTAAGTATTCAACCCTATAGACTTATTCATGATTCGAATCCTATCGCTGTACTAACTGGTGCTCGAACCGCTAGTTCAGGAGAAGTTGTAGTAACTGCTTTTCACAATAAAGATAACATTAGGAGTTTCGGGCAAAGTACAAGTGGCCTATCAACGGCAAATGACAACTTTTCATTAAGTGATGGTTCAATGATTTTTCTAACAGTCGCCGTTTATGCTGACCGGAAGGGCATTGTCTTTGGCAAAAAAATAGAGCCAGACGAAGTGATTCCATTCTCATACGATGAGATCGGACTGCCTGGTAATTCAGTTATCAAGAGAGCCCAAGAATGGATAATTACAATGTAATATGGCAGACTTCCGATATAATAAAAATTTACCTTTCGTTAAGAAAGACGCGCGCGGGGTGTGGTACGAGAATGGTCAGTTTATTCACGCCAAGTACGCTAGCGATACTGCTGCGTTTAGCGATATTCTGCGTTGGCAGCTACAGCCTAATCCGCAGAAAAAAGAAAAAAAGGAGGACGGGTTTCGGGTAAAGTGTATTTACAACTCCGCCTTCCTGAACAGTTCAGAAGACATGATTGTATGGCTGGGACACGCTTCCTTTTTCATCCGGATTGGTGGCGTAACCTTATTAACCGATCCCTGCCTTACCGATTTGCCACTGATTAAACGGCTGGTACCGCCACCTTGCCCTATTTCGGCTCTTAGCAATATCGACTACCTGCTGATGTCGCACGGGCATCGCGATCATTTCGACGAAAAGGTTATTAGGCAACTTATTGAGCAAAACCCCGCTATGACTTTTTTGCTTCCGCTCGAGATTAGCAAATTGCTGGGAAAAAAACGAAGTTCAGTGCTGTTTCAAGAGGCAGCTTGGTGGCAACAGTTCGTGGTAAAGGGTGACTTGAAAATTACGTTTCTTCCGGCTAAGCACTGGAACCGCCGCTATCTGCACGACTTGAACCGCCAACTGTGGGGTAGCTTCTGGATTCAGTATCAAGGCATTTCTATTTACTTTGGTGGCGATTCTGCCTACGATTCTCACTACCAAGAAATTCGGGAGGTGATGGGCAAACCGGATATTTGCCTGTTGCCCATTGGAGCGTACCGCCCTTCTTCAGTAATGAAAACGGCGCATATGAATCCGGCTGAAGCAGTGCAAGCCTTTCAGGATTTGGGCGGAAAAACGATAATACCCATGCACTACGGTACATACGATTTATCGGATGAGCCTCTGGGCGAGCCACTGCAACTGTTGCGGGAGTTTGACGAGATGAACCGCTTAACGGGTGAGCTAAAAGCCTTAGCGGTGGGAGAAGTGATGTCGCTAAAAACAACAAAAAGCTGAAAGGATATCTCCCAGCTCTTTGCAAACGTCCATTATGAAAATCAAATCTACTGACACAAAGGTAGGATCGAGATTGGGAAAAGATGTTACCTGAATGTTAAGGATTCATCAATAAGATGTTACCTGTTCTGCTGATTCAGAAATTGTTGTAACTCAGCGAGTTTGTCGGTGTTAATCAAATCTACTTCGGCTTCCAGCAGTGTTTTCCACACTAAAGCATTCTCAGGAGTAGCCCACAACCGCACTTTTTTGCCTTCCTGATGAGCAGTTCGGGTAATTTTCCGAAGCTTTTTAAGCTGCTTACGCGAAAGAGGTTCTTTACCATCCCAATCAATAACAGCTCGGTAATGCTGACTGATCACCGGCATAAATTCAGCCGAATAGCCTTGGGCTAAATCAGCGGGGCGACCGTCAATACTTACCCAGCGCAGAGGTTCCTGCCGTACTTGCTCAATTGGACGATTACCGGATAAGAATATAGTCACCGCCCCTGGGTGGTATGTATCGTTTTCAGTGTAACTTAGCATATCTTGGTAGGGGTGCAGTACTTCTTTCAGACGATTGTAAGTAGATTTAGCCTCCGTTTTGAAGTCAAGCATTAGGTAGAAATCGCCGTTGTATCCAGCGTAAACCTTTCCGTTTTGCTGGGTAACCCGTTGTTGAAGTGGCTCAAGATAAGCTTCTTCTAAAGTAGGTAGCGAGTGAGAACCTTCGGGCCTATCGTGGCCTACGTAGAGCTTTCCGTCAATAAGTAGTATGTCAGCTTCTACACTGGTAAACCCGTGGGCTAGTGCATCCAGTAGGGGGCGTTCGTGCTGATAGTCGTTGTGGGCGTGAGCATTGGGGAGCGGAGTAACTTGCGCCCAGCCTACCAGATTGATACTGAAGATGAGCGAGAGCAACCATAGTAGTTTCAGAGTAGGCATGAGGGTAGTGGTTTAACCCGACTAAGATAGTAGTTTTTCTCCGATAGACTCGCCCCAGGCCCGAGCTAAATCCTTGGCAACGTCGGTGTTTTTCTCATCCATTCGGCTTTCATTATTAGGGTGTAACAGCCAGTACGTTCGAGAGCCGATCAAGAGAGCGTCTGTGGCAAGAATCGCTGATTCCAGTTTCCGTTGAGAGCGAGTGGTTTCGCCCGCGCCCATCGTAATAGCCACTACCATTTTGCCTTCTAGTGCCGGGTGATCACGAATAAATTGCTGAATGAGCCAGTCGGGTGCCCAGTTGTAGGTGTTGGCAAAGAAAACGTAAAGATCATAGGCTTCTTTCTTATGGGCCAACTCAATTGTAGCAATTTTTGCCGAGAATCCGTGGTGGCTCAACCCTTCCGCAAAGCTTCGGCATACTTGTTCATCTAGATTATAGATTGGGTCAGGGTTGTAAATAATTAGAGCTTTCTTAGGAGAAGACTCATCGCCAACCGCTACTATTTGTTGCTCTCCCGTGTATTGAACCCAGAAGGTCATACCCGTCCAGAAGAATAAAATTACCCCAATAACGTAGGCAATTACTTTAATACGCGGTTTCATAGGATTGCAAGGTTATTGAGTTGAGAATTTCAACCACAGCAAATCCAACACATCCTACTATATTCTACGATTCTAAGATGGAATAGTATTAAGGGGCAAACGAAAGGTCAATAAGGGGGTAAAATTGATTTCTTTATTTTATAGGTGTAAGTGACTGATTGATAAAGCGTTATGAGGGGATAAGAAAGTTTTTGACGAAAAGCTGGAGTTCAAACGAAAAGTCAACTTCTTCCGGTTTCTGCTGTTTTTGACAACTTTTAATGCAAAAAATGAGGGGATAAATTCCATTTACGCTATTTGACTTCCATTATTCGGAAGGAGTATTTTTCGACCGACATTCTTCTTTGGATACACTCCACTTCTCATAAAACTTCTTTTCGTCCATTGTTGCACAGTCATATTCTTTTTCAATCTGTTGGCTATCGAGTGTACTTCCTTGTATCACCACTTGATATGCATGAGGGTATAAGGGAACAATTATATTTTTAAGTAGCGTGTTTATATCTTTACTTATTGTCTTGAGTAATTCATCCATCGATTTGGCTTCTCCAAGAATTTGATCAACTGCTGTAAAAGCCTCATTTTCAGTTCTTTTACCATTAACAACCCCCATAAAAATCGCAGCCATCTCTATTCTATATGTATCATAGATATGCTCCAGAACTCTATTGAAATCTCTATAATCAGGATAAAAGAAAGCCTTTAGTATTTCTAGTTTATTGGGTCTGCCTTTCCAGTATTCAATTTCCAAATGCATCACTTTCCTTATCTTAGAATTCTCCTCCTCATCGTCAGATAGATTATTAAATAACATGCTACTCGATGAGGCAGGCTGCTCTTTGCCTACTTTTTGACTTTTTTTTGTCCCGGACAGATTTGTGACACGATCCGTGACATTGGCAGTTTCAAATATGTCATTATTTTCATACTCTATAATTTCGTTAAGTATTTTTTCATCTAACTTTTTTGCAATTAGAGTATTTAGATCGATTTCAAAAAAATCGGCAATTTTAACAAGATCGTTTATATCAGGCATAGATTTTCCGTGCTCATAGCTACTAATGGCACTTTTCTTCTTATCTAACAGATTTGCTAGATCGGTTTGAGTAGCTTTGCGGGCTTTTCTCAACAGTTTGATATTATTGGAAAAATGATTATCCATTATCTTTTTATTGATCGATAATAATTGACTTAAAGTACAAAATTAACTAACTTTGTGTTAAAGGTAATAAATAAAACTTAAAAGTTATGATTAACCGAAAAGAGATAAAGCACGCATTGCCACACGGCAAGCTATCGGAAATAGCTAAAGAGGCTGGGGTCTCAAAACCTTCGGTCAGTATCTGGTTTGCCGGAAAGATCAACAGCGAACGAATCGAAAAGGCAGCTGTCAAAATCTATGTACAGCATAAAAAAGAGCGCAATAAGCTGAAGAAAGAATTGCAATCGGTAGAAAATTTGTAGCACATGCGGGACGGGAAAAACTTTTTGATAGGAGATATACCTCATATTTCTCGAGAATACATGCGACGGCATGGTATCGAGGATGGTGCAATAAGGCAAGATCAACGGCGGGATCGTGAGAAAGGTACCAACCGTTGGAGCCAGAACTACATCCAATATAAAGACATACCTGGTCCTACAAAAGAATCACTTCCTGACCGGGAAAGCATTGTTGCCGAAATTGAGCTTGAAGCAACTAAGAGCAAATTAGCTGGCCAAAATCAAAAGCTTAGAGAGCAAGTGTTTCGTTTAAACGAGGCAGTGTCAAAATGGCAAAAACACCGGAATCAGGTAATGAATGATATACGCTGTAAGGATTTGACCTCTCACGAAATAAAGCAGGTATGTAGAAAAGTAGCTTTGTACCGAGAGCTACTAGTAATGAAAAAAGAGGGGGTGCGAGGAAGATTTGAAGCATACCAACAGGTTTCAATTACTAATTATAAGAAGTTCAAAAACGATTCAAGTTTATCTAGAAAGTTAACTATAGCCGAACAGGACGTAGTAGGCGCAATACTCCATCAAGGTAGAGGAAACTCTAATTCTCGAAAAACAACTAAAGAACACGAAGAATGGATAATATTTTATTCTACCATAGGAAAGGCGTATTCACCCTCTCAGATTCTAGAGCGAGTGAATTGTTTGTGTGGCATTTACGAGCTTAACGAAATAAGCCTTTCCAGTGTAAAGCGAGTGCGGAATATTCCGAACAATCATGAGCTTATTGAGGTGTTTGATAGAGATCAGAGCACGCGCACCACACTGAAACTTGCATTACCGCTTCATGCAGGTGACCAGTATCAGGTAGATGAATATAAGTTAGAATTCTATTATGATGATGAAAGAACCAATGGTAGTCAGTGGAATACCATGTACCTATTTACGGTAATGGATGTTTACAGCCGGAAAATTGTGGCTTACAACTTTAACGAGGTAAGTGACCGTTGGCTATTTCTCAGTACACTTAAAATGGCAGTAAAACTCTATGGTTTTTTACCTCACGAAATTGTCTCAGATAATCATTCAGCAAACCAAACCTTTGAGGTTAAGGATTTTAAAGATGCACTGGATAAGCTAGAGGTTACATGGACAGTAGATAGCAACCCACGCAGGAAAGCAGTTCTGGAGCGATGGCACGACACTTTTCAGAATAGCATGAAACATTATTTTGGCTTTAAAGGAGGGTCGCCAAAAGACAAACGACAGGGTAGTAGACCTGCTGAACGCCTTCTTAAGCTATACACCAAACGAAGCAATGTCCGTGACCGAAATGGTCTTATCCTTTTGGCAATGGAGGGAATTGAGCGGTACAATAATACCCCTTTACCCAAGCGCAAGGGAAAAACGCCCAATGAGCTATTTAAAGAGTCAAAAAAGCCTAATGTAGTTCCGGTAGATGATGAAACACTAATTAACCTGTTTTGGCTCAAGGCGGAAGAAACAATTAGAGATTCAAAAGTAGTATTTACACGACAAAAGATAACGCATGAATACCCATTGGCTTTTGCTTCTCACGAAATCCGCCAGCAGTGGAATAATCAGAAAGTAATCGTGTGCTACGACGAGAAAGATTACTCGGAAATATTTATTCTCGATCCATCTAACAGACGACTGATTACAAGCTTAAAAGAAATGCCTAATCTACACGGGGATAAAGCCAATCAGACCAAAGAAGATTTGGACTACATGGCTAAGATAGCGGCGAAAGACAAAGCCTATAATAACCATCTAAAGCAGCAAATTGAAAGTTTGGGAAGTAGCATTGTGTCTAGAATTACCCCTGATGCTTCTCACTATATGACTCATGGAAAAGAGGTTGCCCGACAAGCTGAGGACATTTACATGAGAAATGAGCTTATGGAAATTCAAGGAATTGATCCTGACAACATTAAACCTATCAATGAGAAAAGTGATCTGGAACTGAGTCCGGCGACTAGACCCATCCTAGCCCGTCAGGAGAAGGAGGGGCGAGCTATCAAAAACGCCTTCAAAGGTGATAGAAACCTGTCTATTTACATTCCTGATGAAGAGGATGAAGAATAAAAAAAGCCGCTGGGACGGGATAGCGGCTCCTGTTAATGCTTGTAAAACCAAACAATAATAATAATGACGAATTTAGTTGAAAAACATGACATTCAAAAGAAACTTGTTGTATATCAGCAAGAAACTGGGCTAAGTTATGGGCACATTGCTCAACAAGTAGGATGTAGTACAGCCATTATTAGCAACGTCGCCAACGGGAAGTTTGATAACATCAGCCCTGCTATGTTGCAAAAGGTCAATCAGGTAGTTACCTCTCAAAAGGAGAGTTTTCATGTCCTGACTACCAACAATTTCAATGATATTTTTAAGACCTGTCAACAGGCAAAATCTCATCAATTTATGATTGGGCTGATTGGGGATACAGGACTAGGTAAAACCCTAGCCCTAAA
This region of Tunicatimonas pelagia genomic DNA includes:
- a CDS encoding helix-turn-helix domain-containing protein, whose protein sequence is MDNHFSNNIKLLRKARKATQTDLANLLDKKKSAISSYEHGKSMPDINDLVKIADFFEIDLNTLIAKKLDEKILNEIIEYENNDIFETANVTDRVTNLSGTKKSQKVGKEQPASSSSMLFNNLSDDEEENSKIRKVMHLEIEYWKGRPNKLEILKAFFYPDYRDFNRVLEHIYDTYRIEMAAIFMGVVNGKRTENEAFTAVDQILGEAKSMDELLKTISKDINTLLKNIIVPLYPHAYQVVIQGSTLDSQQIEKEYDCATMDEKKFYEKWSVSKEECRSKNTPSE
- a CDS encoding integrase catalytic domain-containing protein, with product MRDGKNFLIGDIPHISREYMRRHGIEDGAIRQDQRRDREKGTNRWSQNYIQYKDIPGPTKESLPDRESIVAEIELEATKSKLAGQNQKLREQVFRLNEAVSKWQKHRNQVMNDIRCKDLTSHEIKQVCRKVALYRELLVMKKEGVRGRFEAYQQVSITNYKKFKNDSSLSRKLTIAEQDVVGAILHQGRGNSNSRKTTKEHEEWIIFYSTIGKAYSPSQILERVNCLCGIYELNEISLSSVKRVRNIPNNHELIEVFDRDQSTRTTLKLALPLHAGDQYQVDEYKLEFYYDDERTNGSQWNTMYLFTVMDVYSRKIVAYNFNEVSDRWLFLSTLKMAVKLYGFLPHEIVSDNHSANQTFEVKDFKDALDKLEVTWTVDSNPRRKAVLERWHDTFQNSMKHYFGFKGGSPKDKRQGSRPAERLLKLYTKRSNVRDRNGLILLAMEGIERYNNTPLPKRKGKTPNELFKESKKPNVVPVDDETLINLFWLKAEETIRDSKVVFTRQKITHEYPLAFASHEIRQQWNNQKVIVCYDEKDYSEIFILDPSNRRLITSLKEMPNLHGDKANQTKEDLDYMAKIAAKDKAYNNHLKQQIESLGSSIVSRITPDASHYMTHGKEVARQAEDIYMRNELMEIQGIDPDNIKPINEKSDLELSPATRPILARQEKEGRAIKNAFKGDRNLSIYIPDEEDEE